A portion of the Meiothermus sp. Pnk-1 genome contains these proteins:
- a CDS encoding glutaminyl-peptide cyclotransferase: protein MQRPYRKHMRALALLLVLLSLACGQQSSPKAVQTYTFRVVHTFPHDPQAFTQGLIFHDGFLYEGTGLEGRSELRKVELQSGKVVQRKALGPQYFGEGITLLDGHLYQLTWKNQVGFIYDPQTFALQRTWNYTTEGWGLTHDGKQLILSDGSAKLYFLDPKTLKVERTLLVTLNGQPLPMLNELEYVKGKIYANVWQTPQIVIIDPQNGRVEGVVDLTNLVLLNPGADVLNGIAYDPATDRLFVTGKLWPRLFEIELVPSNR, encoded by the coding sequence ATGCAGAGGCCGTATCGTAAGCACATGCGCGCTCTAGCCCTCCTGCTGGTGCTGCTGAGCCTAGCCTGTGGCCAGCAGAGCTCCCCTAAAGCCGTGCAAACCTACACCTTCCGGGTGGTCCACACCTTCCCCCACGACCCTCAAGCCTTCACCCAAGGGCTGATCTTCCACGACGGCTTCCTGTACGAAGGGACTGGGCTCGAGGGGCGATCCGAGCTGCGCAAAGTCGAGCTGCAAAGCGGCAAGGTGGTGCAGCGCAAAGCTTTGGGGCCACAGTATTTTGGCGAGGGCATCACCTTACTGGATGGGCACCTCTACCAGCTCACCTGGAAGAACCAGGTAGGCTTCATCTACGACCCCCAAACGTTTGCGCTACAACGCACCTGGAACTACACCACCGAGGGCTGGGGGCTCACCCACGACGGCAAACAGCTCATCCTGAGCGACGGAAGCGCCAAGCTATATTTTCTCGACCCCAAAACCCTCAAGGTCGAGCGCACCCTCCTCGTCACCCTGAACGGGCAACCCCTCCCGATGCTCAACGAGCTCGAGTACGTGAAGGGCAAGATCTACGCCAACGTCTGGCAGACCCCCCAGATCGTGATCATCGACCCCCAAAACGGTCGGGTCGAGGGGGTGGTGGACCTCACCAACCTGGTGCTGCTTAACCCCGGTGCCGACGTGCTCAACGGGATCGCCTACGACCCCGCTACCGACCGGCTATTCGTCACCGGCAAGCTCTGGCCCAGGCTATTCGAGATCGAACTCGTACCCTCAAACCGCTAG
- a CDS encoding carbohydrate ABC transporter permease: MKRWPTLLAYAVLLLGSLAMAFPFVWMLFTSLKPFQEIFSLWLLPQHPTLDNYRQVLLQTQFPRWFFNSLVVAVITTLSVLFFDSLVGYTLAKLRFPGKGVIFVLILSTLMIPTEMLVIPWYVMSAENGWVNTYWGLLFPGLMSAFGVFLLRQFFQTLPSDLLDAGRIDGLSEFGVFWRVAFPLVRPALAALGIFTFLGNWNSFLWPLVIVQTAEMRTLPVGVALFSGEAGTAWNLIMAASSLAVLPVLLVFLFFQRQIIEGVVLTGVKG; this comes from the coding sequence ATGAAACGCTGGCCCACCCTCCTTGCCTACGCCGTGCTCCTCCTGGGTAGCTTGGCGATGGCCTTTCCCTTTGTGTGGATGCTCTTTACCTCGCTCAAGCCCTTCCAGGAGATCTTCAGTCTTTGGCTTTTACCTCAGCACCCTACCCTCGACAACTACCGCCAGGTCCTCCTCCAAACCCAGTTCCCTCGCTGGTTCTTCAATAGCCTGGTGGTAGCGGTTATCACCACGCTCTCGGTCTTGTTCTTCGACTCCTTGGTAGGGTACACGCTGGCTAAACTGCGCTTCCCCGGCAAGGGGGTCATCTTCGTGCTGATCCTCTCGACCCTCATGATTCCCACCGAGATGCTCGTCATCCCCTGGTACGTGATGAGCGCGGAGAACGGCTGGGTCAACACCTACTGGGGGCTTTTGTTTCCCGGATTGATGAGCGCTTTTGGGGTGTTCTTGCTGCGGCAGTTTTTCCAAACCCTGCCCAGTGACCTCCTCGACGCTGGGCGCATCGACGGCCTAAGCGAGTTCGGGGTGTTCTGGCGGGTAGCCTTTCCTTTGGTTCGGCCCGCCCTGGCCGCGCTGGGAATCTTCACCTTTTTAGGCAACTGGAATTCCTTTTTGTGGCCCTTGGTGATCGTACAGACCGCCGAGATGCGCACCTTGCCGGTGGGGGTAGCCCTTTTCTCCGGCGAGGCAGGAACCGCTTGGAACTTGATCATGGCGGCCAGCAGCCTGGCCGTGTTGCCGGTGCTGTTGGTCTTTCTCTTTTTCCAGCGCCAGATCATCGAGGGGGTGGTGTTGACCGGGGTCAAGGGGTGA
- a CDS encoding Nif3-like dinuclear metal center hexameric protein translates to MHRDVLVAWLDELLRTREISALYRDPSLNGLQVEGKEQVTKIGAAVDAAQATISKAIALGVDFLIVHHGLFWGGQRPVVGIHKRRLEALFRGGINLYASHLPLDVHPEVGNNAVIAQKLGLVDLEPFEVGYIGRLPQARSIADLASEMGRITATPDEFGNLIANQCLIHQGGPSEVSRVAVVSGSGSDLIGAAHSRGAELLITGEPKHQNFHETFERGMNAIYAGHYDTETFGVKALAERIEQEFGLPWVFIEHPTGL, encoded by the coding sequence ATGCACCGCGACGTCCTCGTAGCATGGCTGGATGAGCTGCTGCGTACCCGGGAGATCAGCGCCCTCTACCGCGACCCCTCGCTCAATGGGCTCCAGGTAGAGGGAAAAGAGCAGGTAACCAAAATCGGAGCCGCCGTAGATGCGGCCCAGGCCACCATCAGCAAGGCCATAGCGCTAGGGGTGGACTTTCTGATCGTTCACCATGGGTTGTTCTGGGGGGGGCAACGTCCGGTGGTGGGGATCCACAAACGGCGGCTCGAGGCCCTCTTTAGGGGTGGCATCAACCTTTACGCCTCGCATCTGCCCCTCGATGTCCATCCCGAGGTGGGCAACAATGCGGTGATCGCTCAAAAGCTGGGGCTAGTGGATCTCGAACCCTTCGAGGTGGGGTATATCGGGCGGCTGCCGCAGGCACGGTCCATCGCCGATCTAGCCAGCGAGATGGGCCGGATCACCGCCACGCCGGACGAGTTTGGCAACCTCATCGCCAACCAGTGCCTGATCCACCAGGGGGGTCCCAGCGAGGTAAGCCGGGTGGCGGTGGTCTCGGGGAGCGGGTCCGACCTCATCGGCGCGGCTCACTCCCGGGGGGCGGAGCTGCTCATCACCGGGGAGCCCAAGCACCAGAACTTTCACGAGACTTTCGAGCGCGGCATGAACGCCATCTACGCCGGGCACTACGATACCGAGACCTTCGGCGTGAAGGCTCTGGCGGAGCGGATCGAACAAGAGTTCGGCCTGCCTTGGGTTTTTATCGAGCACCCTACCGGCCTGTAA
- a CDS encoding lyase family protein, with the protein MSRWHAVYRRWVLGRHYRFAREHLVPYFFDALTAYSLGLAAIGVPRAAEAAKALAELRKHPLPSFNGLVEDVFFAIDQQLTEHWGLEVAGTLRRGLSRNDLDLTVFRAFARDRALLVLGDLLALRRRMLLLADEHRETLMVAYTHHRPAQPTTLGHYLLGLENLLSRDTRRLWAAIQTTNASPLGASSLAGSPYRVDREAMARLLGFGKVVENTYDAVAAGDWALELAQALAALGASLSRMARDLLFWAEREAFVVGERVAQGSSIMPQKHNPVILEHVRALVAELLGGPQILLALNHNTAYGDLNDHSTGVLEPLERLFHLAQGALELSRVALEESRFVPERIAEGLADRSVVASELVDVLVAEGYLPLGEAYARVKRMLAGLAGEGRTLDQLGEADLAAYLGFGDPDLLAALEPRRFVERRRVQGGAAPGAQIAHQRQARGRLTQDRRTYNALRLAIRQARRLLSEPEAVLTAGKMAL; encoded by the coding sequence ATGTCCCGCTGGCACGCCGTTTACCGCCGTTGGGTGCTGGGCCGCCACTACCGTTTCGCCCGGGAGCACCTGGTTCCCTATTTCTTCGACGCGCTCACCGCTTATTCGCTGGGGCTTGCGGCCATCGGGGTGCCGCGCGCTGCCGAAGCGGCCAAGGCGCTCGCCGAGCTACGCAAGCATCCCTTGCCGAGCTTTAACGGCCTGGTGGAGGACGTCTTTTTCGCCATTGACCAGCAGCTCACCGAGCACTGGGGGCTCGAGGTCGCGGGGACGCTGCGCCGGGGCCTCTCCCGCAACGACCTTGACCTGACCGTCTTCCGGGCATTCGCCCGGGATCGGGCTTTGCTGGTGCTGGGCGACCTGCTGGCCCTGCGGCGGAGGATGCTGCTCTTGGCCGACGAGCACCGCGAAACTTTGATGGTGGCCTACACCCACCACCGCCCGGCCCAGCCCACCACCTTGGGCCACTACCTTTTGGGGTTAGAGAACCTCCTCTCGCGCGACACCCGGCGGCTATGGGCGGCCATCCAGACCACCAACGCCTCGCCGCTGGGGGCGAGTTCGCTGGCGGGAAGCCCCTACCGGGTAGACCGAGAGGCGATGGCCCGGCTGTTGGGCTTTGGCAAGGTGGTGGAGAACACCTACGACGCGGTAGCCGCAGGGGACTGGGCCCTCGAGCTGGCCCAGGCTCTGGCTGCTTTGGGGGCGAGCCTCTCCCGCATGGCCCGTGACTTGCTGTTTTGGGCCGAGCGCGAAGCCTTTGTAGTGGGGGAGCGGGTGGCGCAGGGCTCGTCCATCATGCCGCAAAAGCACAACCCGGTGATCCTCGAGCACGTGCGGGCCCTGGTGGCTGAACTCCTGGGAGGGCCCCAGATCCTCCTGGCCCTCAACCACAACACCGCCTATGGCGACCTCAACGACCACAGCACCGGCGTGCTGGAGCCCCTCGAGCGCCTATTCCATCTCGCCCAGGGGGCGCTCGAGCTCTCGCGGGTGGCGCTCGAGGAGAGCCGCTTTGTTCCTGAGCGGATAGCAGAGGGGTTGGCGGACAGGAGCGTGGTGGCCTCAGAGTTGGTGGATGTGCTGGTCGCGGAGGGGTATCTGCCCCTAGGTGAAGCCTATGCCCGGGTCAAGAGGATGCTCGCGGGTTTGGCCGGAGAGGGGCGTACCCTGGACCAGCTGGGCGAAGCTGACCTAGCGGCCTATTTGGGCTTTGGCGACCCGGATTTGCTGGCGGCGCTCGAGCCCCGCCGCTTTGTCGAGCGGCGCCGGGTTCAGGGCGGGGCTGCCCCCGGGGCCCAGATCGCCCACCAGCGCCAGGCTCGAGGGCGCCTCACCCAAGATCGCCGCACCTACAACGCCCTGCGGCTAGCGATCCGCCAGGCCCGCCGGTTGCTGAGCGAGCCGGAAGCGGTGCTTACAGCCGGCAAGATGGCTCTTTAG
- a CDS encoding sensor domain-containing diguanylate cyclase — MRAPLPANEEARLAKLREYRILDTLPEQAYDDITYLASRICNTPISLITLVDRDRQWFKSRVGLELSETPRDFSFCAHAILQSGVMIVPDALQDPRFADNPLVTGEPHIRFYAGAPLLTSSGEALGTVCVIDSRPRQIGDEEQKALAALARQVTAQLELRREIRDRQRYQELLEEANARLKHLAERDELTGLYNRRVLMARFREEFHRALRYGQPLSLLMIDVDGFKEYNDTYGHPAGDEVLKQVARRIQSRLRAGDLLARYGGEEFALLLPNTPSQGAMALAERLRQEVEQASWPSRPVTISVGVATQSAAAEEPHTLLAAADEALYQAKRLGKNRVVQAQL, encoded by the coding sequence ATGCGAGCCCCCCTCCCTGCGAACGAAGAAGCCCGGTTGGCCAAGCTGCGCGAGTATCGGATCCTCGATACCCTGCCCGAGCAGGCTTACGACGACATCACCTATCTGGCTTCCCGGATCTGTAACACCCCAATCTCCCTCATTACCCTGGTAGACCGCGACCGTCAATGGTTCAAATCGCGGGTGGGGCTAGAGCTGAGCGAGACCCCACGCGATTTCTCCTTTTGCGCCCACGCCATTTTGCAAAGCGGGGTGATGATCGTGCCCGATGCCCTGCAAGACCCCCGCTTTGCCGATAACCCGCTGGTCACCGGCGAACCCCACATTCGCTTTTATGCCGGGGCGCCGCTCCTCACCTCGAGCGGGGAGGCGCTGGGTACGGTGTGCGTGATCGACTCCCGGCCTCGCCAGATAGGGGACGAGGAACAAAAAGCCCTGGCTGCCCTCGCGCGCCAAGTGACAGCGCAGCTGGAGTTGCGCCGGGAGATCAGGGACCGCCAGCGTTACCAGGAACTCCTGGAGGAGGCCAACGCCCGGCTCAAGCACCTCGCCGAGCGCGACGAACTGACGGGCCTGTACAACCGGCGGGTGCTGATGGCCCGCTTCAGGGAGGAGTTTCACCGCGCACTGCGCTACGGACAGCCCCTCTCGCTGTTGATGATCGATGTAGATGGGTTCAAAGAGTACAACGACACCTACGGTCACCCCGCCGGGGACGAGGTGCTCAAACAGGTGGCGCGCAGGATCCAGTCGAGGCTACGGGCAGGGGATCTGCTCGCCCGCTACGGGGGGGAGGAGTTTGCGCTGCTGCTTCCTAACACCCCGTCCCAGGGAGCGATGGCTCTGGCTGAACGGCTGCGGCAGGAGGTGGAGCAGGCCTCCTGGCCCTCGCGTCCCGTTACCATCAGCGTAGGGGTGGCCACCCAGAGCGCTGCCGCAGAGGAACCCCACACCCTGCTCGCTGCCGCGGACGAGGCGCTGTACCAGGCCAAGCGGTTGGGGAAGAACCGCGTGGTCCAGGCTCAGCTATAG
- the tmk gene encoding dTMP kinase, whose protein sequence is MPGLFITFEGPEGAGKSTQAGMLAPWLEAQGCEVVLTREPGDGGWLGPEVRRLLLLSEAMSPEAEYLLYSADRAEHVRQVIAPALEAGRIVLCDRYLDSSLAYQGYGRGLDLGWLRAVGQGATGGLTPHKTFLLDLPPEVGLSRFQGRDRLEREPLGFHRRVRAGYLELARAEPQRFVVLDATQNPQAVQAELRNHLSLLLKRYA, encoded by the coding sequence ATGCCAGGATTGTTCATCACCTTTGAAGGCCCCGAAGGGGCGGGGAAATCCACCCAAGCGGGGATGCTCGCCCCTTGGCTCGAGGCTCAAGGCTGCGAGGTAGTGCTTACCCGTGAACCCGGTGACGGGGGCTGGCTGGGACCGGAAGTGCGGCGGCTGCTGCTGCTATCCGAAGCGATGTCGCCAGAGGCGGAGTACTTGCTTTACTCGGCGGACCGGGCCGAGCATGTGCGTCAGGTCATCGCCCCGGCACTGGAAGCGGGAAGGATCGTCCTGTGCGACCGCTACCTGGACTCTTCCTTGGCCTACCAGGGCTACGGGCGGGGGCTGGATCTGGGCTGGCTCCGGGCGGTGGGCCAGGGGGCCACCGGGGGACTCACGCCGCACAAGACCTTCCTGCTGGACCTGCCCCCCGAGGTAGGGCTATCCCGCTTCCAAGGGCGGGACCGCCTCGAGCGCGAGCCCCTGGGGTTCCACCGGCGGGTGCGGGCCGGCTACCTCGAGCTAGCCAGGGCCGAGCCCCAGCGCTTCGTCGTGCTCGATGCAACCCAAAACCCCCAGGCTGTCCAGGCTGAACTCAGAAACCACCTCAGCCTGCTGCTCAAACGCTATGCTTGA
- the aguB gene encoding N-carbamoylputrescine amidase encodes MPKLAVVQMRMRQALEANLEQAERFIREAAEKGAQIILLPELFESLYFCQLEREEFFSLAHPVEGHPFLPRFQALAQELNVVLPISFFERSGQAHYNSLAMFDAGGAFLGVYRKSHIPDGPGYEEKYYFNPGETGFKVWNTRYGTVGVGICWDQWYPEAARIMALLGADLLLYPTAIGSEPEEAGGIDTREMWQRAMIGHAVCNSVYVGAANRIGTEEIEGRQQTYYGRSFLCDYTGSKVAEFGSLEEGILYAEMDFEKARRFRAGFGFFRDRRPDLYGPLLTSDGRTPRYS; translated from the coding sequence ATGCCAAAACTCGCTGTCGTGCAAATGCGCATGCGCCAAGCGCTCGAGGCCAACCTCGAGCAGGCCGAGCGCTTCATCCGGGAGGCCGCCGAAAAGGGTGCCCAGATCATTTTGTTGCCGGAACTCTTCGAGAGCCTGTACTTCTGCCAGCTCGAGCGGGAGGAGTTCTTCAGCTTGGCCCATCCTGTGGAGGGCCATCCGTTCCTGCCTCGCTTCCAAGCGCTCGCCCAAGAGCTGAATGTCGTCCTGCCCATTAGTTTTTTCGAGCGAAGCGGGCAAGCCCATTACAACAGCCTGGCCATGTTCGACGCGGGCGGCGCGTTTCTTGGCGTCTACCGCAAAAGCCACATCCCCGACGGCCCCGGCTACGAGGAAAAGTACTATTTCAACCCCGGCGAGACCGGCTTCAAGGTCTGGAATACCCGGTACGGCACGGTCGGAGTGGGCATCTGCTGGGATCAGTGGTATCCCGAGGCGGCCCGCATCATGGCCTTGCTGGGGGCCGATCTCCTCCTCTACCCCACCGCCATCGGTTCAGAGCCAGAGGAAGCCGGAGGGATCGACACCCGCGAGATGTGGCAGCGGGCCATGATCGGCCATGCAGTCTGCAACTCGGTCTACGTGGGAGCGGCCAACCGGATCGGCACCGAGGAGATCGAGGGCAGACAACAGACATACTACGGGCGATCTTTTCTCTGCGACTACACCGGCAGCAAGGTGGCGGAGTTCGGCAGCCTCGAGGAGGGTATCCTCTACGCCGAGATGGACTTCGAGAAAGCCCGGCGGTTTCGTGCCGGCTTTGGATTTTTCCGCGACCGCCGCCCGGATCTCTACGGCCCGCTCCTGACCTCGGACGGGAGAACCCCGCGCTATAGCTGA
- a CDS encoding carbohydrate ABC transporter permease codes for MRLSLARREALWAFAFLLLPLAFFLLVRLWPAFQALWLSLYEWNADPAKRAFVGLEHYQQMLGDKLLRKALLNTLLYTLVGVPAQLVLGLGVALLLNAVERFRDLFRAIYFAPYITPAVAVAWVFSWMLSPNFGIVNEVLRLLGLPAQPFLQSPGQALLTVTAVVVWQNLGFQGVLFLAGLQNIPREYYEAARIDGAGSWALFRHITLPLLNPVIVFSAVIGTIGFLQLFTQVVNLNFTDQGGPLSSTLALALYIYQQAFSRFELGYAAAITVLLFVIILLITLVQLRLLSRRVEY; via the coding sequence ATGCGCCTATCCCTCGCCCGCCGCGAGGCCCTCTGGGCCTTCGCCTTCTTGCTGCTTCCGCTGGCTTTCTTCTTGTTGGTCCGCCTCTGGCCCGCGTTCCAGGCTTTGTGGTTGTCGCTGTATGAGTGGAACGCGGACCCGGCCAAGCGCGCGTTCGTGGGGCTCGAGCATTACCAGCAGATGCTGGGCGACAAGCTGTTGCGCAAAGCGTTGCTCAACACGTTGCTCTATACCTTGGTCGGAGTCCCCGCCCAGCTCGTACTGGGGTTGGGGGTAGCGCTGCTCCTCAATGCGGTGGAGCGCTTTCGCGACCTGTTTCGAGCGATCTATTTTGCCCCCTACATCACCCCCGCGGTGGCGGTAGCTTGGGTGTTTAGCTGGATGCTCTCGCCCAATTTCGGCATCGTCAACGAGGTGTTGCGGCTGCTGGGGTTGCCCGCTCAACCCTTTTTGCAAAGCCCCGGGCAAGCCCTCCTCACCGTAACGGCGGTGGTCGTCTGGCAGAACTTGGGCTTTCAAGGGGTGCTCTTTCTGGCGGGGTTGCAGAACATTCCCCGCGAATACTACGAAGCCGCGCGCATTGACGGGGCGGGTAGCTGGGCCTTATTCCGCCACATCACCTTGCCCTTGCTGAACCCGGTGATAGTCTTCTCGGCAGTGATCGGTACCATCGGCTTCTTGCAGCTTTTCACCCAGGTGGTGAACCTCAACTTCACCGATCAGGGTGGCCCGCTAAGCTCTACGCTGGCGCTGGCCCTCTACATCTACCAGCAGGCCTTCAGCCGCTTTGAGCTAGGCTACGCGGCAGCCATTACCGTGCTGCTTTTCGTGATCATTCTGCTGATCACGTTGGTGCAGTTGCGGTTGCTTTCGAGGCGGGTGGAATACTGA
- a CDS encoding UDP-N-acetylmuramoyl-L-alanyl-D-glutamate--2,6-diaminopimelate ligase, which translates to MISPVPYLDVLFGPGYPTTPVSGVTHDSRLVEPGFVFVAIEGLPSANRPPLNGHDFIPEAIARGAVGIVGTQDLKLPVPYLKVADARQALADLSAAFWEYPAKKLQLVGVTGTKGKTTVTVLTHHLLQFASPPAGRISTVGVRIGEEELFLRGHFTTPEAPQVQEMLARFVAAGCKRAVLEVSSHALVLERVRGLGYEVGVWTNLSPDHLDFHGSMERYFAAKQTLLRRSRFGVLNREDPYYPQLPGLAHWSYGTGGDWQAEDLLETAAGLHFRVRSPLGVFKVSLPMIGKFNALNALAAMAAAARLEVKIPELQAGLEFFPGVPGRMQIVQATPFRVIVDFAHTASSVRAALETLRPTTRGRLVIVVGAAGERGAERRTGIGQAAGELADFAVFTEEDHRSENLEAILQTMAEAAKAVGGRYALIPDRREAIRWAIAHAEPGDTLLLAGKGHERTLERGHEVLPWNEVEEARKALGL; encoded by the coding sequence ATGATATCCCCTGTGCCATACCTGGATGTCCTCTTCGGCCCCGGCTACCCCACAACCCCGGTGAGCGGGGTCACCCACGACTCGAGGCTCGTCGAGCCAGGTTTTGTCTTCGTCGCCATCGAGGGCCTCCCATCGGCCAACCGTCCTCCCCTGAACGGTCATGACTTTATCCCCGAGGCCATCGCGCGAGGCGCGGTGGGCATCGTGGGGACCCAGGACCTAAAGCTGCCCGTCCCCTACCTCAAGGTCGCCGATGCCCGCCAAGCCCTGGCCGACCTCTCGGCAGCTTTTTGGGAGTATCCGGCAAAGAAGCTACAGTTGGTCGGCGTCACCGGCACCAAGGGCAAGACCACCGTCACCGTACTCACCCACCACCTGCTCCAGTTCGCCTCCCCTCCGGCGGGAAGGATCTCCACGGTGGGGGTGAGGATCGGCGAGGAGGAACTCTTCCTGCGCGGCCACTTCACTACCCCGGAAGCCCCTCAGGTGCAGGAGATGCTGGCCCGGTTCGTAGCGGCGGGCTGCAAGCGGGCGGTGCTCGAGGTCAGCAGCCACGCCTTGGTGCTGGAGCGGGTGCGCGGCCTCGGGTACGAGGTGGGGGTTTGGACCAACCTCTCCCCCGACCACCTGGACTTCCACGGCAGCATGGAGCGCTACTTCGCCGCCAAGCAGACCCTGCTGCGGCGCTCGCGGTTTGGCGTCCTAAATCGCGAGGATCCCTACTATCCCCAGCTTCCCGGCCTGGCGCACTGGAGCTACGGCACGGGCGGCGACTGGCAGGCCGAGGATCTGCTCGAGACTGCAGCGGGGCTACATTTTCGGGTCAGATCCCCCCTGGGCGTGTTCAAGGTGAGCCTACCCATGATCGGTAAGTTCAACGCCCTGAACGCCCTGGCCGCGATGGCCGCTGCCGCCAGGCTGGAGGTGAAGATCCCTGAGTTGCAGGCCGGGCTCGAGTTCTTCCCCGGGGTTCCGGGGCGAATGCAGATCGTACAGGCTACACCTTTTCGGGTCATCGTGGACTTCGCCCACACCGCCTCCAGCGTGCGGGCGGCCCTCGAGACCCTGCGCCCCACCACCCGGGGGCGGCTGGTGATCGTGGTAGGGGCCGCTGGGGAACGCGGGGCCGAGCGCCGCACAGGGATCGGGCAGGCGGCGGGGGAACTCGCCGATTTCGCGGTCTTCACCGAGGAGGACCACCGCTCGGAGAACCTCGAGGCCATCCTACAAACGATGGCCGAGGCCGCCAAGGCGGTAGGGGGGCGGTACGCCCTCATTCCCGACCGGCGCGAGGCCATCCGCTGGGCCATCGCACACGCCGAACCGGGGGACACCCTCCTCTTGGCGGGCAAGGGACACGAAAGGACGCTCGAGCGCGGCCATGAGGTTCTACCTTGGAATGAAGTGGAAGAGGCGCGGAAGGCCCTAGGGCTATAG
- a CDS encoding extracellular solute-binding protein, with product MNNQIRRWVVGAIGLLGLAWAQNVTITYWQYDFKSKVEAVDELIKRFQAANPGIKVIHQTFPYDAYQQKVASAVPAGQGPDVVNLYYGWVPTWVKAGYLQPLPDSLAKAVDSDFISMVQAAKVNGKLYGVPTAVRSLALFYNKDLFKAAGISAPPKTWSEFLEDGKKLTVKQGDRYVQIGYGIAPDGQDHHLVREVLLRQLGGRPYSDDVKKVTYNTPEGVKALTLYTDWVKQAGIGVPNFFPGNNGYRDGFIAGKIGMIIDGSFAIGTISSGARFNWGVAELPTERPGARKANFGSFWLHGLTPQATGEKREAAIKFLQFLTSEETQRYWLEKVGELPARKSLIKDPKLSLNPVYGPFVLSLAYAKATPFVDEAAQRKVMVDAINRVLLQNVNPADSLKQAAAEEQKVLDEFWK from the coding sequence ATGAACAACCAGATCAGAAGGTGGGTTGTCGGAGCCATTGGGCTGCTGGGACTGGCCTGGGCCCAGAACGTCACCATCACCTACTGGCAGTACGACTTCAAAAGCAAGGTAGAAGCCGTAGACGAGCTCATTAAGCGCTTCCAGGCGGCCAACCCGGGTATCAAGGTGATACATCAGACCTTCCCCTACGACGCCTACCAGCAGAAAGTGGCTTCGGCGGTTCCTGCTGGGCAAGGCCCGGATGTGGTGAACCTCTATTACGGTTGGGTGCCGACTTGGGTCAAGGCGGGGTATTTGCAACCCCTGCCCGATAGTCTGGCCAAGGCCGTGGACAGCGACTTTATCTCAATGGTTCAGGCGGCCAAGGTAAACGGCAAACTCTACGGGGTACCTACCGCGGTACGTTCGTTGGCCCTGTTTTATAACAAGGACCTCTTCAAGGCGGCGGGGATCAGCGCCCCACCCAAGACCTGGTCGGAGTTTCTCGAGGACGGCAAGAAGCTTACCGTTAAGCAGGGAGATCGCTACGTTCAGATCGGCTACGGCATCGCTCCCGACGGCCAGGACCACCACTTGGTGCGGGAGGTGTTGCTGCGGCAGTTAGGCGGGCGGCCCTACTCCGATGACGTCAAGAAGGTCACTTACAACACCCCCGAGGGGGTCAAAGCCCTCACCCTGTATACTGACTGGGTCAAGCAGGCGGGGATCGGGGTGCCCAACTTCTTCCCGGGCAACAACGGCTACCGCGATGGCTTTATCGCCGGGAAGATCGGGATGATCATTGACGGTTCCTTTGCTATTGGCACCATCAGCAGCGGGGCCAGGTTCAACTGGGGGGTGGCTGAACTCCCCACCGAGCGCCCCGGAGCCCGCAAGGCCAACTTTGGCTCGTTCTGGCTGCACGGGTTAACCCCCCAGGCCACCGGCGAGAAACGCGAGGCGGCGATCAAGTTCTTGCAGTTCCTCACCTCCGAGGAAACCCAGCGCTACTGGCTCGAGAAGGTGGGCGAACTTCCGGCGCGCAAGTCGCTCATCAAAGATCCCAAGCTCTCCTTGAACCCCGTTTACGGCCCCTTTGTGCTCTCGCTGGCCTACGCCAAGGCCACCCCTTTTGTAGATGAAGCCGCTCAGCGCAAAGTGATGGTGGACGCCATCAATCGGGTCCTGCTGCAAAACGTCAACCCCGCCGATTCGCTCAAGCAGGCCGCCGCGGAAGAGCAAAAGGTGCTGGACGAATTCTGGAAGTAG